A window of the Lactuca sativa cultivar Salinas chromosome 5, Lsat_Salinas_v11, whole genome shotgun sequence genome harbors these coding sequences:
- the LOC111882330 gene encoding uncharacterized protein LOC111882330, with the protein MSSSEVTLESFLIPLKEINLATRDLISPETCIGNGGFGAVYKGKLSESWQNRTAAFKLLHPDRYKGKNDFHIEVEMISSFNHENIIPFIGYYHEDNMMIIASEYAINGSLDHHLQDRNKRRCLTWPQRLKICIGAAKGLEYLHSGLGEGRKIIHRNIKGATILLDGNFEAKVTVSKGPISQIRSIMTTLDVGSSCYMDPSYNESGILNEESDVYSLGVVLFEILSGMLAHDTRIIEDQKPQTLMNLVRIYYDDGLEKLIDPLIRNQIDDHSFRIFKEVACQCITFRSKDRPKMDNIIQRIEEALDVQIQGAPSTSATIQINQYHELERFLIPLKDINSATRDFSPETCIGVHGYGEVYKGQISEHKENRTVAFDRMYSSLGVHLFHTEVEMMSSFNHENIIAFVGYCDEDNEHIIVSEYVVNKSLEYYLKDPNEIRCITWAQRLKICLGVARGLKYLHSGLGEHNIVIHRDIKSANILLDENLDAKICGFVLSILVDRNKPQVYEPAAGTPFYLDPIYYESGIVKTELDIYSFGVVLFEMLTGILAYSNESSIGNEDQPETLINLVRRYYDEGMENLIDPNIKDQISIHSFQVFKAIAYRCISLDLKDRPTMNMIIKRIEEALDNQNPGPAYIVTTPRKECQNLENFLIPLKEIYLATQYFSVETQIGDGGFGVIYKGQLSEHRQKCIVAIKRLDQNGYQGRKEFLTELKLISSFHHKNIIRFIGYCDEDNEMVIVSEYASNGSLDNHLGDSNKRRCLTWAQRLKICLGAARGLNYLHSGLGEDNRVIHRDIKSANILLDENLEVKVCDFGLSKQGPRDQHPTHLYTKAAGTNFYLDPIYQESGILRKESDVYSFGVVLFEILSGMMAFNRKSLGNDKPQPLINLIRRYYNDRLEELIDPFIKDEIDRRCFQTFKELAYQCISYNSKERPTMETVIERIEDAIYFQGNSSN; encoded by the exons ATGTCATCTTCAGAAGTAACCCTTGAAAGTTTTCTAATTCCACTAAAGGAGATCAACTTGGCCACCAGAGACTTGATCAGTCCAGAAACTTGTATCGGAAATGGTGGATTTGGTGCGGTCTACAAAGGAAAACTTTCTGAAAGTTGGCAAAACCGCACAGCTGCCTTCAAACTCTTACATCCCGATCGTTACAAAGGAAAGAATGACTTTCATATTGAGGTTGAGATGATCTCCAGCTTCAACCATGAAAACATCATCCCCTTCATTGGCTACTATCACGAAGACAATATGATGATTATAGCTTCAGAATACGCCATCAATGGAAGCCTTGATCATCATCTCCAAGACCGCAATAAGAGACGTTGCCTAACATGGCCACAACGCCTGAAGATTTGCATAGGGGCAGCAAAAGGACTCGAGTACCTTCACTCTGGTCTTGGAGAGGGCCGGAAAATAATACACAGAAACATCAAGGGTGCAACCATATTGTTAGATGGTAATTTCGAAGCGAAAGTTACTGTTTCCAAAGGCCCCATAAGTCAAATTCGTAGCATAATGACTACTCTTGATGTTGGTTCCTCCTGTTACATGGATCCTAGTTATAACGAAAGTGGCATCCTCAATGAAGAATCAGACGTATACTCACTTGGTGTGGTACTATTTGAAATATTGAGTGGCATGCTCGCTCATGATACAAGGATTATTGAAGATCAGAAGCCACAAACTTTGATGAATTTGGTCCGAATCTACTACGATGATGGGTTGGAAAAGTTAATTGATCCGTTGATAAGAAATCAAATTGATGATCATTCTTTTCGTATTTTTAAAGAAGTTGCATGTCAGTGCATAACTTTCAGATCGAAGGATCGACCTAAGATGGATAACATCATCCAGCGCATCGAGGAAGCATTGGATGTTCAA ATACAAGGAGCTCCTTCCACCAGTGCAACTATACAAATCAACCAATATCATGAGCTAGAACGGTTCCTAATTCCATTGAAGGATATCAACTCTGCTACCAGAGACTTCAGCCCCGAAACTTGTATTGGTGTCCATGGATATGGTGAGGTCTACAAAGGACAGATCTCTGAACATAAGGAAAACCGCACAGTTGCCTTTGACCGCATGTATAGCTCACTAGGAGTCCATCTGTTCCATACTGAGGTTGAGATGATGTCTAGCTTCAACCATGAAAACATCATCGCTTTCGTCGGATACTGTGATGAGGATAATGAGCACATTATAGTTTCTGAATACGTTGTGAATAAAAGTCTTGAATATTATCTAAAAGACCCCAATGAAATCAGGTGCATTACATGGGCACAACGCCTGAAAATATGCTTAGGAGTAGCAAGAGGACTCAAGTACCTTCATTCGGGTCTTGGGGAACACAACATAGTAATACATAGAGATATCAAAAGCGCAAACATTTTGTTAGATGAAAATCTGGACGCAAAAATTTGTGGTTTTGTGTTGTCAATATTAGTTGATCGAAATAAACCACAAGTATATGAACCTGCTGCCGGTACCCCATTTTACTTGGATCCCATCTACTATGAAAGCGGAATTGTCAAGACAGAACTAGACATTTACTCATTTGGGGTGGTACTATTTGAAATGTTGACTGGGATCTTGGCTTATAGTAATGAGAGCAGTATTGGTAATGAGGATCAACCTGAAACACTCATTAATTTGGTCCGGCGATACTATGATGAGGGAATGGAAAACTTAATTGATCCTAATATAAAAGATCAAATTAGTATCCATTCTTTCCAAGTGTTCAAGGCAATTGCATATCGATGCATTAGTTTGGACTTAAAGGATCGCCCTacaatgaacatgatcatcaaaaggaTTGAAGAAGCACTCGACAATCAA AACCCCGGACCAGCTTATATCGTCACCACACCAAGAAAAGAATGTCAAAACCTAGAAAATTTTCTTATACCACTCAAGGAGATCTACCTTGCAACCCAATACTTCAGTGTTGAAACTCAGATTGGAGATGGTGGATTTGGTGTGATCTACAAAGGACAACTCTCTGAGCACCGGCAAAAATGCATAGTTGCCATCAAACGCCTTGACCAAAATGGTTATCAAGGAAGAAAGGAGTTCCTTACTGAGCTTAAGTTGATTTCGAGCTTCCACCATAAAAACATCATCCGTTTCATTGGTTACTGTGATGAAGACAATGAGATGGTTATAGTTAGCGAATATGCTAGTAACGGTAGCCTTGACAATCATCTCGGAGACTCAAATAAGAGGCGTTGCCTAACATGGGCACAACGCCTCAAGATTTGCTTAGGGGCTGCAAGAGGACTCAACTACCTTCATTCAGGTCTAGGGGAGGACAACAGGGTAATACACAGAGACATCAAGAGCGCAAACATATTATTGGATGAAAACCTTGAAGTGAAAGTTTGTGATTTTGGTCTGTCCAAGCAAGGCCCCAGAGATCAGCATCCTACGCATCTCTATACAAAAGCTGCTGGTACCAACTTCTACTTAGATCCTATTTACCAGGAAAGTGGCATCCTTCGTAAAGAGTCAGACGTGTACTCGTTTGGTGTGGTACTATTTGAAATTTTGAGTGGAATGATGGCTTTCAACCGCAAGAGCTTAGGGAACGATAAACCACAACCATTGATAAATCTTATACGACGCTACTACAATGACAGACTCGAGGAATTAATTGATCCCTTTATTAAGGATGAAATTGATAGGCGTTGTTTTCAAACCTTCAAAGAACTTGCGTATCAGTGCATTAGTTACAATTCAAAGGAACGACCTACAATGGAAACAGTCATTGAGAGGATTGAGGATGCAATATATTTTCAAGGAAATTCTTCTAATTGA